The DNA window GCAGGCGTGGGCCTACGTGACGCCCATCCTGCAAGCGCTGGACTCCGGCGAGGGAGGGACGGTGCACACCTACGCGGCGGGCACCACCGGTCCGCAGGCCGCGGCCGCGCTGCTGGCCCGCGATGGGCGGCGGTGGACGCAGCTATGAGCACGCGGCCTCCCCAGGTCATCCCGCCCGAGGGCCTCGCCCATCAGGCCGCGGAGTGGATGGCGAAGTCGCTGCAGTCGGCGCTCGCGACGAAGCCTCGCGCGAGCCTCGCGTTGTCGGGTGGCAGCACGCCGGGGCCCGCGTACCGGGAGCTCTCCCGGTTGACGCTCCCGTGGGAGCGCGTGGACCTCTACTTCGTGGACGAGCGCTTCGTGCCGCCGGACCACCCGGACAGCAACTACCACATGGTGGAGGAGACCCTCGTGGGGCCGCTGCGGCTGTCTCCGTCCCAGGTCTTCCGCATGGAGGGAGAGCGCGAGGACCGCGACGACGCCGCGCGCGACTATGAGTCCCGGCTGCCTGCGACGCTGGACGTGGTGCTGCTCGGCATGGGCGAGGACGGCCACACGGCCAGCCTCTTCCCTGGGCACCCGGCGCTGGAGGAGAAGAGCCGGCGGGTCTTGTCCCTGGTGGGCCCCAAGCCCCCGCCGTGGCGGATGACGCTCACGATGCCGGTGCTGCTGTCGGCGCACGCGGTGCTGATGCTGGTGGCGGGCGGGGGCAAGCGGGACGTGGCGAAGCGCGCGCTGGCGGGCGACCTGGCGCTCCCGGCGGCTCGCGTCTCGAATGCGCAGTGGATGTTGGACACCGCCGCCGCGGGACGGTGAGCGAACTTCTCGGAGGAATCATGAGTGCGGCAGCGAGCGCCCAGGCGGGCGCGCAGTTCGGCGTGGCGGGCTTGGGCGTCATGGGCGCGGCCCTGGCCCTCAACATCTCGGACCACGGCTTCAAGGTGGTGGGCTGGGACCGGGACGCGAAGCACGTCGACGAGGTGAACCAGAAGCACGGGCGTCCGGAGCTCCAGGCGCTCGCGTCGCTGGAGTCCTTCGTCGCGAGCCTGGAGCGGCCTCGGCGCATCCTGCTGATGGTGACGGCGGGCGCGGCGGTGGACCAGATGCTGGAGCGGCTGTTCCCGCTGCTCTCGCCGGGTGACGTCGTCATGGACGCGGGCAACTCCTGGTTCCAGGACACGCGCCGGCGCGAGGAGCTGTGCAAGTCGAAGGGCTTCCGCTTCCTCGGCGTGGGCGTGTCCGGCGGCGAGGAGGGCGCGCGCCACGGCCCGTCCATCATGCCCGGTGGCCCCACGGAGGCGTACGCGCTGGTGCGGCCGGTGCTGGAGGCCATCGCCGCTCGCACGGATGAGGGCCTGTGTGTCACCCACGTGGGGCCGGATGGCGCGGGCCACTTCGTGAAGATGGTGCACAACGGCATCGAGTACGCGGACATGCAGTTGCTCGCGGAGACGTACGACGTGCTGCGCCGGGGCCTGGGGCTCTCCGCG is part of the Myxococcus landrumus genome and encodes:
- the pgl gene encoding 6-phosphogluconolactonase, with protein sequence MSTRPPQVIPPEGLAHQAAEWMAKSLQSALATKPRASLALSGGSTPGPAYRELSRLTLPWERVDLYFVDERFVPPDHPDSNYHMVEETLVGPLRLSPSQVFRMEGEREDRDDAARDYESRLPATLDVVLLGMGEDGHTASLFPGHPALEEKSRRVLSLVGPKPPPWRMTLTMPVLLSAHAVLMLVAGGGKRDVAKRALAGDLALPAARVSNAQWMLDTAAAGR